One genomic segment of Salmo trutta chromosome 8, fSalTru1.1, whole genome shotgun sequence includes these proteins:
- the LOC115198306 gene encoding uncharacterized protein LOC115198306 isoform X2, whose protein sequence is MSDRHGSSAKFNSPRQVVLPPFSNRTLHHPSFLPLYMAAMGSAQYPRRPHQQPVPVMTPSEFFYTDPTMPRGQRVPNIVTELQVFECFQLNTPRPIMSFCPAPPVRPDPFRTQAHPTRDLGGHTWRRDPPHLPITPRLRPLAPRPRERGRSQAVIQLSLEEDQAITNLLKLHHQKPAHPEVTTAVISTQVACPEGTSPVDHTSTLSQLSVGQSIPTTKPSPADEMGLFHREDQLFVLAILEPQHQNQPRLRSDVELEAANALLTMDEESVSLMDDEGPWNQTQTLDRPSNRSPENLHLQYFSPEECDGDTVLLEDDESCLSPEALPPMTSIWDAVALRNGTVTESEGMAVDALLILGDLTTPCCPHFS, encoded by the exons ATGAGCGACAGACATGGAAGTTCTGCAAAGTtcaat AGCCCAAGGCAGGTGGTCCTTCCTCCATTCTCCAACAGGACCCTTcaccatccctccttccttcccctgtACATGGCAGCCATGGGCTCGGCCCAGTACCCCAGGAGACCCCACCAACAGCCAG TTCCAGTTATGACTCCCTCTGAGTTCTTCTACACGGACCCCACCATGCCACGGGGACAACGGGTACCGAACATCGTGACCGAGTTGCAG GTTTTTGAGTGCTTCCAACTCAACACCCCTCGCCCCATCATGTCCTTTTGCCCTGCACCCCCCGTCAGACCTGACCCCTTCAGAACACAAGCCCACCCTACCAGAGACCTGGGTGGCCACACCTGGAGGAGGGACCCTCCCCATCTGCCCATCACCCCCAGGCTGAGGCCCCTCGCACCCAGGCCCAGAGAGAGGGGACGGAGTCAGGCTGTGATCCAGCTAAGCCTGGAGGAGGATCAGGCTATAACCAACCTACTGAAGCTCCATCACCAAAAGCCTGCCCATCCAGAGGTCACTACTGCCGTCATCTCCACCCAG GTGGCTTGTCCTGAAGGGACATCACCAGTTGATCACACCTCAACCCTTAGCCAGCTATCAGTGGGTCAGTCCATTCCCACCACCAAACCATCTCCAGCTGACGAGATGGGGCTCTTTCATAGAGAGGACCAGCTCTTTGTGTTGGCCATCTTGGAGCCCCAACATCAGAACCAGCCCAGACTGAGGTCTGATGTGGAGCTGGAGGCAGCGAACGCATTGCTCACTATGGATGAGGAGTCGGTCAGTCTGATGGATGATGAAGGGCCCTGGAACCAGACTCAGACCCTGGACAGGCCTTCTAACAGAAGCCCTGAGAATCTACATCTTCAGTACTTCTCACCCGAAGAGTGTGATGGTGATACAGTGCTATTAGAAGACGATGAAAGCTGCCTATCCCCAGAAGCTTTGCCTCCAATGACCAGTATTTGGGATGCGGTGGCTCTGAGAAATGGGACTGTCACAGAGTCTGAGGGGATGGCTGTGGATGCCCTGTTAATACTGGGTGACCTCACAACCCCATGTTGTCCTCATTTCAGTTAG
- the LOC115198306 gene encoding uncharacterized protein LOC115198306 isoform X1: MSDRHGSSAKFNSPRQVVLPPFSNRTLHHPSFLPLYMAAMGSAQYPRRPHQQPGEDRTGAPPPLSVPVMTPSEFFYTDPTMPRGQRVPNIVTELQVFECFQLNTPRPIMSFCPAPPVRPDPFRTQAHPTRDLGGHTWRRDPPHLPITPRLRPLAPRPRERGRSQAVIQLSLEEDQAITNLLKLHHQKPAHPEVTTAVISTQVACPEGTSPVDHTSTLSQLSVGQSIPTTKPSPADEMGLFHREDQLFVLAILEPQHQNQPRLRSDVELEAANALLTMDEESVSLMDDEGPWNQTQTLDRPSNRSPENLHLQYFSPEECDGDTVLLEDDESCLSPEALPPMTSIWDAVALRNGTVTESEGMAVDALLILGDLTTPCCPHFS, encoded by the exons ATGAGCGACAGACATGGAAGTTCTGCAAAGTtcaat AGCCCAAGGCAGGTGGTCCTTCCTCCATTCTCCAACAGGACCCTTcaccatccctccttccttcccctgtACATGGCAGCCATGGGCTCGGCCCAGTACCCCAGGAGACCCCACCAACAGCCAGGTGAGGACAGGACAGGTGCACCACCACCCCTCTCAG TTCCAGTTATGACTCCCTCTGAGTTCTTCTACACGGACCCCACCATGCCACGGGGACAACGGGTACCGAACATCGTGACCGAGTTGCAG GTTTTTGAGTGCTTCCAACTCAACACCCCTCGCCCCATCATGTCCTTTTGCCCTGCACCCCCCGTCAGACCTGACCCCTTCAGAACACAAGCCCACCCTACCAGAGACCTGGGTGGCCACACCTGGAGGAGGGACCCTCCCCATCTGCCCATCACCCCCAGGCTGAGGCCCCTCGCACCCAGGCCCAGAGAGAGGGGACGGAGTCAGGCTGTGATCCAGCTAAGCCTGGAGGAGGATCAGGCTATAACCAACCTACTGAAGCTCCATCACCAAAAGCCTGCCCATCCAGAGGTCACTACTGCCGTCATCTCCACCCAG GTGGCTTGTCCTGAAGGGACATCACCAGTTGATCACACCTCAACCCTTAGCCAGCTATCAGTGGGTCAGTCCATTCCCACCACCAAACCATCTCCAGCTGACGAGATGGGGCTCTTTCATAGAGAGGACCAGCTCTTTGTGTTGGCCATCTTGGAGCCCCAACATCAGAACCAGCCCAGACTGAGGTCTGATGTGGAGCTGGAGGCAGCGAACGCATTGCTCACTATGGATGAGGAGTCGGTCAGTCTGATGGATGATGAAGGGCCCTGGAACCAGACTCAGACCCTGGACAGGCCTTCTAACAGAAGCCCTGAGAATCTACATCTTCAGTACTTCTCACCCGAAGAGTGTGATGGTGATACAGTGCTATTAGAAGACGATGAAAGCTGCCTATCCCCAGAAGCTTTGCCTCCAATGACCAGTATTTGGGATGCGGTGGCTCTGAGAAATGGGACTGTCACAGAGTCTGAGGGGATGGCTGTGGATGCCCTGTTAATACTGGGTGACCTCACAACCCCATGTTGTCCTCATTTCAGTTAG
- the arhgef15b gene encoding rho guanine nucleotide exchange factor 15, translated as MSVPEPSIRPTSPLPPKPEAKPRPPISRKPPPSNGSPSTPSQLGERGSTGSNSGGKVKSIVSKFSHPETTPTTRRYATPTANGTTIKPPLRTRGPRRAPTVKPKPSRASIQQSASPDQAPPLPMKRSRILRQQSDQAKRDTPGGEEGTGIPVSRSAPDGKEVELQLIGGVEVEPEHGSGMPFSPCCDQDCSCVCHLHRPGMMLIWVPINEEEEEEEIVLEEETEEEERGKEGESEAGDEEEEEGGSRLLSEERAGQRFKKAKFNQVLDVMIAKGNRRRSDPGSQVILASLALKRSQSPPIPPKRTQSPPSHLNASIEEEDSIYEATLLMVEPTPRKICQELDIQKPVRWSKLSSSNSEENTSIQSDSDPSQTQTTEDAPPAIPPRVPLSQDKSKTPGHNLTPVHRGGIALPQPTAEEWRFLHPSSPNHSSSPIVPHRVAPPPPTSPLLPHRVPPPQPSKTGRDDRRLSNISGHSINQAIKEQEEDGRTKGEKEDTEEDCMPVAPPRRGSYIDWESRLQDEPLYQTYRATVITKEIRRQTVCRNISKTSADYHMDWTTRRGGMGSGGVGAVGSGTIPLPTPGQSTLWQDIPGVRDSGVLETLSPEQCKYQESMFEVLTSEASYLRSLRVLTEHFLDSRDLDEALIIRDRKTLFSNVLRVREVSERFLKDLEDRMDEGLVFSDICDIIHYHAQHNFPAYIDYVRNQIYQEKTYTSLMKTNVAFATVITRLQESPQCQRLPFMSFLLLPFQRITRIKMLIENILKRTKEQTTEEQTASKALDSVSKIIEECNTQVGKMKQVEELIHLSKTLEFDKLKAIPIISQTRFLEKRGEVQEMAKGGTLFNLRPKFTPVYLFLFNDLLIIATKKGSERFVVMDHAHRSLVQVQPIREDQALSPSYEHCFCLTLLENHQGRMMERLMKAPSQSDLHRWIAAFPNPGNHDGDQEEVIYDDWDCPQVQCVEQYVAQQADELTLEPTEIINVVRKTNEGLYEGIRLSDGQKGWFPVENVLEITNEHVRRRNLRERYRVIQAASIVTKVKTLP; from the exons ATGTCCGTCCCGGAACCTTCCATACGCCCCACGTCCCCCTTACCCCCCAAACCGGAGGCAAAACCCCGGCCCCCCATCTCTAGGAAACCCCCTCCCTCCAACGgatccccctccaccccctcccaaCTCGGGGAGAGGGGCAGCACAGGCAGCAATTCCGGAGGTAAAGTCAAGAGCATTGTGAGCAAGTTCAGCCACCCAGAGACTACACCTACCACCAGACGATATGCTACACCAACTGCCAATGGCACCACCATCAAACCTCCTCTCCGGACCCGAGGGCCCAGGAGGGCCCCCACGGTCAAGCCCAAACCATCCCGGGCCTCCATCCAGCAGTCTGCGAGTCCAGACCAGGCCCCTCCACTGCCCATGAAGAGGAGCCGGATCCTGCGGCAGCAGAGCGACCAGGCCAAGAGGGACacccctggaggagaggaggggactggCATCCCAGTCAGTCGATCAG caCCTGACGGAAAAGAGGTAGAGCTTCAGCTGATTGGAGGAGTGGAAGTTGAGCCGGAGCACGGTTCAGGCATGCCCTTTAGCCCATGCTGCGACCAGGACTGCAGTTGTGTGTGCCACCTCCACCGGCCCGGCATGATGCTGATATGGGTTCCCATCAacgaggaagaagaggaggaggagattgttCTGGAAGaggaaacagaggaggaggagagaggaaaggagggggagagcgaggcaggggatgaggaggaggaggagggggggagcagATTGTTGAGTGAGGAACGAGCGGGGCAGAGATTCAAGAAGGCAAAGTTTAACCAGGTTCTGGATGTGATGATAGCTAAAGGGAACCGGAGAAGGTCAGACCCAGGATCCCAGGTCATTCTGGCCTCCTTGGCCCTAAAACGCTCCCAGTCACCCCCCATCCCCCCTAAAAGAACCCAATCTCCCCCAAGCCATTTGAATGCCTCCATAGAGGAGGAGGACTCTATATATGAAGCTACTCTACTAATGGTGGAGCCAACACCCAGAAAGATCTGTCAAGAACTGGACATTCAGAAACCGGTCCGTTGGTCAAAACTGTCCTCCAGCAACTCGGAGGAAAACACTTCGATCCAGTCCGATTCGGACCCATCCCAAACTCAGACTACTGAGGACGCCCCTCCGGCCATCCCACCTCGGGTACCCCTTTCCCAGGACAAGTCCAAAACACCTGGCCACAACCTAACGCCCGTTCACAGGGGGGGTATTGCCTTACCTCAGCCGACCGCGGAGGAGTGGCGCTTCCTGCACCCCTCATCCCCCAACCATTCCTCCAGCCCAATAGTACCCCACCGGGTggcccctccaccccccaccagccCCCTGCTGCCACACAGAGTCCCCCCACCTCAGCCCTCCAAGACGGGCAGGGACGACAGGAGACTCAGTAACATCTCCGGCCATTCCATCAACCAAGCTATAAAAG AACAAGAGGAGGATGGACGCActaaaggagagaaggaggacacAGAGGAAGACTG TATGCCTGTAGCCCCACCCAGGAGAGGATCCTATATTGACTGGGAGTCCAGACTGCAGGACG AGCCTCTGTACCAGACGTACCGCGCCACTGTCATCACCAAGGAGATCCGGCGCCAGACGGTGTGCCGCAACATCAGCAAGACTAGCGCCGACTACCACATGGACTGGACCACCCGCCGTGGTGGCATGGGGTCGGGTGGCGTGGGGGCGGTGGGCAGTGGTACTATTCCATTGCCCACCCCGGGCCAGAGCACCCTGTGGCAGGACATACCAGGAGTACGGGACAGTGGGGTGCTGGAGACCCTCAGCCCTGAACAGTGCAAGTATCaggag AGTATGTTTGAGGTGTTGACATCGGAAGCGTCGTACCTGCGTTCCCTAAGAGTTCTCACAGAACACTTCCTGGATTCCCGGGATCTGGACGAAGCGCTGATCATCCGGGACAGGAAGACCCTCTTCTCCAATGTCCTGCGAGTCCGGGAGGTCAGCGAGag ATTTTTGAAGGACCTGGAGGACCGTATGGATGAAGGTCTGGTGTTCTCCGACATCTGTGACATCATCCACTACCACGCACAGCACAATTTCCCGGCCTACATCGACTACGTCCGCAACCAGATCTACCAAGAAAAGACCTACACATCCCTCAT GAAAACCAATGTGGCGTTTGCCACGGTCATCACCCGTCTGCAGGAGTCTCCTCAGTGCCAGCGGCTGCCATTCATGTCCTTCTTGCTGCTGCCCTTCCAACGAATCACACGCATTAAGATGCTCATCGAG AACATCCTGAAAAGAACAAAGGAGCAGACTACAGAGGAACAGACCGCCTCCAAGGCCCTGGACTCTGTTTCCAAG atcatAGAGGAGTGCAACACCCAAGTGGGGAAGATGAAACAGGTGGAGGAGCTGATCCACCTCTCCAAGACGCTGGAGTTTGACAAGCTCAAG GCCATCCCCATCATCTCCCAAACCCGTTTCCTGGAGAAGCGTGGGGAGGTACAGGAGATGGCCAAAGGGGGCACCCTCTTCAACCTGCGTCCCAAGTTCACCCCTGTCTACCTCTTCCTCTTCAACGACCTGCTCATCATCGCCACCAAGAAGGG TTCGGAGCGTTTCGTGGTGATGGACCACGCCCACCGTTCCCTGGTCCAGGTTCAGCCAATAAGAGAGGACCAGGCCCTGAGCCCTAGCTATGAACACTGTTTCTGTCTGACTCTACTGGAGAACCACCAGGGACGCATGATGGAGAGGCTGATGAAGGCCCCGTCACA GTCTGACCTGCACAGGTGGATAGCAGCGTTCCCTAACCCTGGTAACCATGATGGAGATCAGGAGGAGGTCATCTATGATGACTGGG ACTGTCCTCAGGTGCAGTGTGTGGAGCAGTACGTTGCTCAGCAGGCCGATGAGCTCACCCTGGAACCCACGGAGATCATCAACGTGGTGCGCAAGACCAACGAGG gtTTGTACGAAGGGATCCGTCTCTCTGACGGACAGAAGGGTTGGTTCCCCGTGGAGAACGTTTTAGAGATCACCAACGAGCATGTGCGGCGACGGAACCTTCGAGAGCGCTACCGGGTCATTCAGGCCGCCAGCATCGTCACCAAGGTCAAGACCCTTCCGTAA
- the LOC115198306 gene encoding uncharacterized protein LOC115198306 isoform X3: protein MAAMGSAQYPRRPHQQPGEDRTGAPPPLSVPVMTPSEFFYTDPTMPRGQRVPNIVTELQVFECFQLNTPRPIMSFCPAPPVRPDPFRTQAHPTRDLGGHTWRRDPPHLPITPRLRPLAPRPRERGRSQAVIQLSLEEDQAITNLLKLHHQKPAHPEVTTAVISTQVACPEGTSPVDHTSTLSQLSVGQSIPTTKPSPADEMGLFHREDQLFVLAILEPQHQNQPRLRSDVELEAANALLTMDEESVSLMDDEGPWNQTQTLDRPSNRSPENLHLQYFSPEECDGDTVLLEDDESCLSPEALPPMTSIWDAVALRNGTVTESEGMAVDALLILGDLTTPCCPHFS from the exons ATGGCAGCCATGGGCTCGGCCCAGTACCCCAGGAGACCCCACCAACAGCCAGGTGAGGACAGGACAGGTGCACCACCACCCCTCTCAG TTCCAGTTATGACTCCCTCTGAGTTCTTCTACACGGACCCCACCATGCCACGGGGACAACGGGTACCGAACATCGTGACCGAGTTGCAG GTTTTTGAGTGCTTCCAACTCAACACCCCTCGCCCCATCATGTCCTTTTGCCCTGCACCCCCCGTCAGACCTGACCCCTTCAGAACACAAGCCCACCCTACCAGAGACCTGGGTGGCCACACCTGGAGGAGGGACCCTCCCCATCTGCCCATCACCCCCAGGCTGAGGCCCCTCGCACCCAGGCCCAGAGAGAGGGGACGGAGTCAGGCTGTGATCCAGCTAAGCCTGGAGGAGGATCAGGCTATAACCAACCTACTGAAGCTCCATCACCAAAAGCCTGCCCATCCAGAGGTCACTACTGCCGTCATCTCCACCCAG GTGGCTTGTCCTGAAGGGACATCACCAGTTGATCACACCTCAACCCTTAGCCAGCTATCAGTGGGTCAGTCCATTCCCACCACCAAACCATCTCCAGCTGACGAGATGGGGCTCTTTCATAGAGAGGACCAGCTCTTTGTGTTGGCCATCTTGGAGCCCCAACATCAGAACCAGCCCAGACTGAGGTCTGATGTGGAGCTGGAGGCAGCGAACGCATTGCTCACTATGGATGAGGAGTCGGTCAGTCTGATGGATGATGAAGGGCCCTGGAACCAGACTCAGACCCTGGACAGGCCTTCTAACAGAAGCCCTGAGAATCTACATCTTCAGTACTTCTCACCCGAAGAGTGTGATGGTGATACAGTGCTATTAGAAGACGATGAAAGCTGCCTATCCCCAGAAGCTTTGCCTCCAATGACCAGTATTTGGGATGCGGTGGCTCTGAGAAATGGGACTGTCACAGAGTCTGAGGGGATGGCTGTGGATGCCCTGTTAATACTGGGTGACCTCACAACCCCATGTTGTCCTCATTTCAGTTAG